The genomic DNA GCAAGGGCATGCCCCGCCTGCGCGGTCGCGGGCAGGGTGACCTCTACGTGCAGGTGCAGGTCGTCACCCCTGACAGTCTGAACGAAGACCAGCGCGAGGCGCTCGAGGCCTTCGCGGAGGCTGGCGGTGACGAGATCGAGGTCAAGGAAGGGTTCTTCGAGAAGATCAAGCGGGCGTTCTAGATCGGTTTTGGGCCCGTACCCACGTTTTAGGTCCTGTTGTCGCTTCTCATACGGTCTGCTGTCAGTCGAATTAGCTGCTGGTGACTTTATATGTGTGAACTCGGTACACACGAACGAATGGGCGTCAGTGAGCGACGGGACGGTGCTGTGACTCGAGGGACGACATGACGTCGCTCGTCGATCTGTTCGTGCAGGTGGCCGGCAGCGACCCGGTTGTACAGGGGCTCGTCGGCGGAATCGTCATCGCGACGCTGAATCTGTTCGGCGCATTGTTAGTGCTCGTCTGGCGTGACCCCTCGAAGCGGGCGCTCGACGGCGCGCTCGGGTTCGCGGCCGGCGTCATGCTCGCTGCGGCGTTTACGAGTCTCATCCTCCCCGGGATCGAGCAATATGCCGACGGGAATCCGATCCCGACGCTCGTGGGCGTCGCACTCGGCGCGCTCTTTCTCGACCGGGCCGACGGACTCGTGCCGCACGCACACTTTCTCCTGACTGGTCGCACGCGGGCTGACGAAGCCAATCCGAGTACGTCGCTGCCGCTGGACAACGAACGACTGGTTCCTGTCGTCCTGTTTATCCTGGCGATTACGCTTCACAACATGCCCGAGGGGCTGGCCGTGGGCGTCGCCTTCGGCTCCGGTAACGTCGAGAACGGAATCGCGCTCATGCTCGCGATCGGCATTCAAAACATTCCCGAGGGGCTCGCCGTTTCGGTGGCGGCGATCAATGCCGGACTTGATCGGCGCTTCTACGCGGTATTAGCCGGGATCCGGTCCGGGATCGTCGAGATTCCGCTAGCGGTGCTCGGTGCGCTGGCAGTCAGCGTCGTCGAGCCATTACTTCCCTACGCGATGGGCTTCGCTGCGGGGGCGATGCTGTTCGTGATCTCCGACGAGATCATTCCCGAAACACACACCCGCGGATACGAGCGAATCGCCACGCTCGGGGTGATGGCTGGCGTGATCGTGATGCTGTATCTCGATATCAGCTTAGGATAACGAGTCTCGATCCCGCCGTATGATGGCGTTTGATGGCAGTGCCGGAAAACCGAGTCGGCGCGCTTTTTTCGCCGCGCTTCTCACGTTCGAGTATGAACGCCGCGACGGTCGACGACCTACTTACCCGGGAACTCCGCGACGATCGAACCGGGCTCGTCGACGTGACGGGCCGGGAGTACGACTATCACTGGCTGTGTACCACCGCCTGGAAGTCCGGCAACTTCCTGCGCCACGCGGGCGTCCGCGAGGGCGTCACCGTCGGCGTCGTCGGCGACGGCCCGCTGGCTCTGCTTGCCTTTCTGGGGACGACGCTGCTCGAGAGCCGGACCCGCTTCGAGCCACCGACTGACCTCGCCGACGATGAAGAGTTCCGGGCGCTCGTCGCGCCCGTCGACGAACTCGACGACTACGACCTCCCACGGGGCGCACAGCGAGTCGGCTACGGCGACAAGCCCGACGCGCCGGACGTCCACCACTTCGATGCCGGCGTCTGGACCGAGAACCCGTCGTTCCCGCCGCTGTCGATCGATCCCGACACCGCAATTCTGACTGACGGCGAGCAAACGGTGACCCACGAGGAGGTGCTGGACGCCGCCCGCGTGGTCGTCGACGACGTCGGCCCCGAGGCGGACGACCGCGTGGTCATCCGCG from Natrinema sp. HArc-T2 includes the following:
- a CDS encoding ZIP family metal transporter translates to MTSLVDLFVQVAGSDPVVQGLVGGIVIATLNLFGALLVLVWRDPSKRALDGALGFAAGVMLAAAFTSLILPGIEQYADGNPIPTLVGVALGALFLDRADGLVPHAHFLLTGRTRADEANPSTSLPLDNERLVPVVLFILAITLHNMPEGLAVGVAFGSGNVENGIALMLAIGIQNIPEGLAVSVAAINAGLDRRFYAVLAGIRSGIVEIPLAVLGALAVSVVEPLLPYAMGFAAGAMLFVISDEIIPETHTRGYERIATLGVMAGVIVMLYLDISLG